A window of the Teredinibacter franksiae genome harbors these coding sequences:
- a CDS encoding L-ribulose-5-phosphate 4-epimerase produces MSRFTELKREVYEANMELHTRNLVIYTWGNVSQIDRDASVIAIKPSGVPYEDLKPEHIVIVDMENTIVEGDMRPSSDTKTHTHLYRHFESIGGVTHTHSSYATAWAQAQMGIPCFGTTHADFAYGEVPCTAVMSDEQIQRDYEEETGVQITDAFAVINPEEVPMVIVAGHAPFTWGSNAAKSVYHAVVLEEMAKMAYLTKTLDPSRAPLKQAIIDKHYMRKHGKNAYYGQ; encoded by the coding sequence GTGAGCCGTTTTACCGAATTAAAGCGTGAAGTTTATGAAGCTAACATGGAGCTGCATACGCGCAACTTAGTGATTTACACCTGGGGCAATGTATCGCAAATAGATCGCGATGCTAGCGTTATCGCCATTAAGCCTTCCGGTGTACCTTACGAAGATTTAAAGCCCGAACACATTGTTATTGTGGATATGGAAAATACGATTGTTGAAGGTGATATGCGCCCGTCTTCCGATACCAAAACCCATACCCATTTGTATCGTCATTTTGAATCTATTGGTGGTGTAACGCATACCCACTCTAGCTATGCGACTGCGTGGGCGCAGGCGCAAATGGGCATTCCCTGCTTTGGCACTACCCATGCCGATTTTGCCTATGGCGAAGTGCCCTGCACGGCGGTGATGAGTGATGAGCAAATCCAGCGCGATTACGAAGAAGAAACCGGTGTGCAAATTACCGATGCCTTTGCGGTTATAAACCCCGAGGAAGTGCCGATGGTTATTGTTGCCGGTCATGCGCCTTTCACGTGGGGCAGTAATGCTGCCAAGTCCGTGTACCACGCCGTAGTATTGGAAGAAATGGCGAAGATGGCGTACTTAACAAAAACACTCGATCCTAGTCGTGCGCCATTAAAGCAAGCGATTATCGATAAACACTATATGCGCAAGCATGGAAAGAATGCGTACTACGGTCAGTAG
- a CDS encoding response regulator codes for MAQSEDAITILLVEDDDVDVMSIQRTLKKHRIANTLVRAKHGKEAMDFLEKDIVKKPYIILLDINMPVMNGIEFLETIRSHKTLHDSTIFVLTTSSADEDITKAYNQHIAGYFLKCETGSSVTNVVNVLGGYWKIVHLPK; via the coding sequence ATGGCGCAATCTGAAGATGCAATCACGATACTGCTCGTTGAGGACGATGATGTAGATGTAATGTCCATTCAACGCACGCTTAAAAAACACAGAATTGCCAACACACTAGTCCGCGCGAAGCACGGAAAGGAAGCGATGGACTTCCTAGAAAAAGACATAGTAAAAAAGCCCTACATCATCCTTTTAGATATCAACATGCCAGTAATGAATGGCATAGAATTTTTAGAAACTATTAGATCACATAAAACGTTACACGACAGCACAATTTTTGTATTAACAACATCCTCGGCCGACGAAGATATAACAAAAGCATACAACCAGCATATAGCGGGCTACTTTTTAAAATGTGAAACAGGATCTAGCGTAACCAATGTTGTTAACGTGTTAGGTGGCTATTGGAAAATAGTGCATCTTCCAAAATAA
- a CDS encoding ABC transporter substrate-binding protein has protein sequence MKALQPYYFCLLSIFIATTKVYASADEYSIYIDADFSHNLESSQAIERGINTALKGINYQVNNLTLSTKRMDHRGNTKRSKKHIQAYLDDKRAIAIFSGLHSPPLLANRDFINKNQVLVLDPWAAAGPITRYPDPENWIFRLSIDDSKAGEVITSYAIDHKKAKHPCLILENTGWGDSNKKTILKALKKRGLKPSLIQRFGWGLKSGEAGSIIENCLASEADSVFLVANVTEGFYITKAISQISKNIRLPIYSHWGITGGKFQELMPLSELKKIDLFFLQTKFSFSQKNLSAMQQSILVKLKKNYAEYENPEAIKTSAGLIHAYDLTLMLIEALKSIAVTNSIHTIRRSTRNHLEDLKNPIQGLIKEYRNPFRPFRPDDTDAHEALNISDYVMGFFDSKYNITLDSWTYNGNSSDK, from the coding sequence GTGAAAGCACTTCAACCCTACTATTTTTGCCTTCTATCGATTTTCATCGCAACTACCAAAGTCTATGCATCTGCCGATGAATACTCGATCTATATAGACGCAGACTTTTCCCACAACCTCGAATCTTCGCAAGCGATTGAAAGGGGAATTAATACAGCGCTAAAGGGAATTAATTACCAAGTAAACAACCTAACACTGTCTACAAAAAGGATGGACCATCGCGGTAACACAAAAAGGAGTAAAAAGCATATACAAGCGTACCTCGACGACAAAAGAGCTATTGCGATATTTTCGGGATTACACTCCCCCCCACTGCTAGCGAACCGAGATTTTATCAACAAGAATCAAGTGCTTGTTTTGGACCCTTGGGCAGCCGCAGGCCCAATCACTCGATACCCAGATCCGGAAAATTGGATATTTCGACTTTCCATAGATGATTCAAAAGCAGGCGAGGTTATTACCAGCTACGCAATAGACCACAAAAAAGCCAAACACCCCTGTTTAATTTTAGAAAACACTGGTTGGGGCGATTCAAACAAAAAGACAATACTCAAAGCCCTAAAAAAAAGAGGGCTTAAACCTTCCCTTATCCAAAGGTTTGGGTGGGGCTTAAAGTCCGGCGAAGCTGGCAGTATTATTGAAAACTGCTTAGCGTCAGAAGCGGACTCCGTATTTTTAGTTGCGAATGTCACCGAGGGTTTCTATATAACCAAGGCAATATCACAAATAAGCAAAAATATTCGGTTGCCCATATATAGCCACTGGGGAATTACTGGGGGTAAATTTCAAGAACTAATGCCACTATCTGAACTCAAAAAAATTGATTTGTTTTTCTTGCAAACCAAATTTTCATTCTCGCAGAAAAACTTAAGCGCCATGCAACAATCGATACTTGTAAAATTGAAAAAAAACTATGCAGAATATGAGAACCCAGAAGCCATAAAAACATCAGCTGGGCTTATTCATGCTTACGACTTAACATTAATGCTTATAGAGGCCCTAAAAAGCATCGCCGTTACAAACTCTATTCATACCATAAGACGCTCAACTCGAAACCATCTCGAAGACCTAAAAAATCCAATACAAGGTTTGATAAAAGAGTACCGAAATCCCTTTCGACCATTTAGACCAGATGATACTGATGCTCATGAAGCACTTAATATATCTGACTATGTAATGGGATTTTTTGATAGCAAATACAATATTACTCTTGACTCTTGGACCTACAACGGCAACTCCAGTGACAAATAA
- a CDS encoding ribulokinase, with amino-acid sequence MTSYALGLDYGSDSVRSLLVDVTTGEEVATRVVYYPRWSKGLYCDPAADQFRQHPLDYLESLQQVVSGLWRDAPAGAAEKVIGISFDTTGSTPVAVDEEGVALALKPEFAENPNAMFVLWKDHTAVAEAAEITAAAESASENYLKYEGGIYSSEWYWAKALHVLRESTEVRAATYSFVEHCDWMSAILTGTTHPKSFRMGRCAAGHKVMWHESWGGYPPNEFFTGIDPLLDGLRDTLPADTFSSDQKVGELTAEWAEKLGLPVGVPVGFSAFDCHMGAVAAKVSPGVLTKIMGTSTCDITVASYEDVADKCIKGICGQVDGSVVPGMVGLEAGQSAFGDLYAWYKKLLSWPAKNIIANSRALDDATKEQLLAELDDQMLIQLSEQAIKLAPGEAGITALDWVNGRRTPDADQTVAMALAGLKMGTDAPQIFRGLVEATAFGARAIIERFREQGVAVNSVVAIGGISKKSDFVMQVCADVWNCKIEVLESEQSCALGAAIFAATVGGAFATVADAQAVMASKVCQSYEPNAEHASVYDSLYARYQKLGGFVNGGLA; translated from the coding sequence ATGACTTCATATGCATTAGGTCTGGACTACGGCAGCGATTCTGTTCGCTCGCTTCTAGTCGATGTTACAACTGGCGAAGAAGTGGCAACGCGAGTGGTCTACTACCCGCGATGGTCGAAGGGGTTGTATTGCGACCCGGCTGCGGATCAGTTTCGCCAGCATCCCCTCGATTACCTCGAAAGCCTGCAGCAGGTTGTGTCTGGTCTTTGGCGGGATGCCCCGGCCGGAGCCGCCGAAAAGGTTATAGGCATTAGTTTTGATACTACAGGTTCAACCCCGGTAGCCGTGGACGAAGAAGGTGTTGCGCTTGCGCTTAAGCCCGAGTTCGCTGAAAACCCGAATGCCATGTTCGTGCTCTGGAAAGATCACACCGCCGTGGCCGAAGCGGCTGAAATTACCGCTGCCGCCGAATCGGCTAGTGAAAATTATCTTAAGTACGAAGGTGGTATCTACTCCTCGGAATGGTACTGGGCCAAAGCGTTGCACGTATTGCGTGAAAGCACCGAAGTACGTGCGGCCACTTATTCCTTTGTAGAACACTGCGACTGGATGTCGGCCATCCTTACCGGCACAACTCACCCCAAAAGCTTCCGCATGGGCCGCTGCGCCGCAGGTCACAAGGTTATGTGGCACGAAAGCTGGGGCGGTTACCCACCTAATGAATTCTTTACCGGTATCGACCCATTACTGGACGGCCTGCGTGACACGCTGCCCGCCGATACCTTTAGTTCCGATCAAAAAGTTGGCGAACTCACCGCCGAATGGGCCGAGAAACTAGGGCTGCCCGTTGGAGTACCGGTTGGCTTTAGTGCCTTCGACTGTCATATGGGTGCCGTTGCGGCAAAAGTTAGCCCAGGCGTGCTCACCAAAATTATGGGCACCTCTACTTGCGATATTACTGTAGCCAGCTACGAAGACGTGGCCGATAAGTGCATAAAAGGCATTTGCGGTCAGGTGGATGGCTCTGTTGTCCCTGGAATGGTTGGGTTGGAAGCCGGGCAGAGTGCTTTCGGAGACCTTTATGCCTGGTACAAAAAATTACTTAGCTGGCCCGCTAAAAATATTATTGCCAATAGTCGCGCGCTGGATGATGCCACCAAAGAACAGCTACTGGCAGAACTCGACGACCAAATGCTTATTCAGTTAAGTGAGCAAGCAATTAAGCTTGCGCCCGGCGAAGCCGGTATTACCGCGCTAGACTGGGTTAACGGTCGCCGCACACCGGATGCCGATCAAACGGTGGCCATGGCCTTGGCCGGTTTAAAAATGGGCACCGACGCACCGCAAATCTTCCGTGGTTTAGTTGAAGCGACGGCGTTTGGTGCACGCGCTATTATTGAACGCTTCCGTGAGCAGGGTGTTGCGGTTAACTCGGTTGTAGCTATTGGCGGTATTTCGAAAAAATCCGATTTTGTTATGCAGGTCTGCGCGGATGTGTGGAACTGCAAAATCGAGGTGCTGGAGAGCGAGCAGAGTTGTGCTTTAGGCGCCGCTATTTTTGCCGCAACCGTTGGCGGTGCTTTCGCAACAGTCGCCGACGCGCAAGCCGTGATGGCTTCAAAAGTGTGTCAGTCTTATGAACCTAACGCAGAGCACGCGAGTGTTTACGATAGTCTGTACGCCCGTTATCAGAAGCTGGGCGGTTTTGTGAATGGAGGTTTGGCGTGA
- a CDS encoding putative bifunctional diguanylate cyclase/phosphodiesterase, with the protein MNVLLVDDDEVDRERVKRILKRSQPSIQITEASTVDKGIEAYNSNAFDIVLLDYKMPRRDGIEMLKELRCLPKDGSVAIVMMSTSEDEQLALECLRFGAQDFVPKSDITKARLSRAIAHAHTRFELEKELWQSYKKVKQLAESDSLTGLANRYLFDETLKSSIQTNERAHHKIALVLFDIDNFKFVNDTFGHNVGDALLQRTVTRVKSCMRGNELFYRLGGDEFGIIIPTIDEIKYVHSIVNRIKNIFVKPFEIEGVKVTSSVSIGIAIHPDNGNTAQELYKQADIAMYRAKKQGKNLICFFEHDMQEQFSKRYLIEQQLRESIIDKSFFLVYQPILYANQYELAGVEALLRWEYKSNIRAPDTFISVAEDTNLIREIGKWVIQEAFKKIAEWHGLSNLQPELSLNLSPKQLVDEQLVDFIQAELIHYDLDPRHIQFELTETAFLDNSPEIAANIHKISDLGCKIALDDFGTGFSSISHLRNFPIDTVKIDKSILPKDNSNEKEIALMNGLCMMIKALKLNIVAEGVETEYHKQLCHSFNVDKLQGFYFSKPISPKEITSNYFTKGT; encoded by the coding sequence ATGAACGTTTTATTAGTCGACGATGACGAGGTCGATCGCGAAAGAGTTAAAAGAATACTCAAGCGATCTCAACCCTCCATTCAAATTACCGAAGCCAGCACTGTAGATAAAGGTATAGAAGCATACAACAGCAATGCATTCGATATAGTTCTGCTCGATTACAAAATGCCTAGACGAGACGGCATTGAGATGCTAAAGGAACTAAGATGCCTACCAAAAGATGGCAGCGTAGCCATCGTTATGATGAGCACCTCAGAAGACGAACAACTAGCACTAGAATGCTTACGCTTTGGCGCTCAGGATTTTGTACCCAAGTCCGACATCACAAAAGCTCGACTATCGCGCGCCATTGCCCACGCCCACACTAGATTCGAACTCGAAAAAGAATTATGGCAAAGCTACAAAAAAGTTAAACAATTAGCCGAGAGCGACTCACTCACAGGCCTTGCGAATCGGTACCTTTTCGATGAGACCTTGAAAAGCTCCATCCAAACAAACGAAAGAGCCCATCATAAAATAGCTTTGGTTTTATTTGATATTGATAATTTTAAATTTGTTAACGACACTTTTGGCCATAATGTTGGTGACGCACTTCTACAGCGTACCGTAACGCGTGTAAAAAGCTGCATGCGCGGGAATGAATTATTTTACAGGCTTGGCGGGGACGAATTTGGCATTATCATACCCACTATAGATGAGATAAAATATGTTCATTCGATTGTCAATCGAATCAAAAATATATTCGTTAAGCCCTTCGAAATAGAAGGCGTTAAAGTGACATCCAGCGTCAGTATTGGTATCGCCATACATCCAGATAACGGAAACACCGCTCAGGAGCTATACAAGCAAGCAGATATCGCAATGTATAGAGCTAAAAAGCAAGGGAAAAATCTCATTTGCTTTTTCGAACACGACATGCAAGAACAATTTTCAAAACGCTATCTGATAGAACAGCAACTTAGAGAGTCCATTATAGATAAAAGCTTTTTTTTGGTCTACCAACCAATACTCTATGCCAACCAATACGAACTGGCCGGTGTTGAGGCATTGCTCAGATGGGAGTACAAGTCCAATATTAGAGCTCCAGACACCTTCATATCGGTAGCAGAAGATACCAACCTTATTCGGGAGATTGGCAAGTGGGTGATACAGGAAGCGTTTAAAAAAATTGCCGAATGGCACGGATTGTCTAATCTACAGCCAGAACTTTCACTAAACCTTTCGCCAAAGCAACTTGTTGATGAGCAACTGGTTGACTTCATACAAGCGGAGCTAATTCATTACGACTTGGACCCAAGACACATACAATTTGAATTGACAGAAACGGCTTTTTTGGATAATTCACCCGAGATTGCGGCAAATATACATAAAATTAGTGATCTGGGATGCAAAATAGCCCTGGACGATTTTGGCACTGGGTTTTCTTCAATATCGCACTTACGCAACTTTCCGATCGACACCGTAAAAATCGACAAATCAATATTACCCAAAGATAATAGCAATGAAAAAGAAATCGCCTTAATGAACGGGCTTTGCATGATGATAAAAGCCTTAAAACTCAACATAGTCGCTGAAGGGGTTGAGACCGAATACCACAAACAACTGTGCCATTCGTTTAACGTAGATAAATTACAGGGGTTTTATTTTTCAAAGCCAATTTCACCTAAAGAAATTACTAGCAACTATTTCACCAAGGGGACCTAA
- a CDS encoding cytochrome-c peroxidase, with the protein MNRTKIYLTIFMVFIIFFVFCVMEFRIESSPTWSEDELRILNTLALDRNANENGINTKLAKLGKELFFDATLSENHDISCATCHQPTRFFSDGKMLSSTGEHTAKIHTPTLIGASSSQWFFWDGRKDSLWSQALEPLENHTEHGTNRLAVVKHVTTRYKAQYYTLFGTFSEFSMELQKTANATPMGENTKWQKNWYLLTEKDRKKINRIFANTGLAIAEYQKLIQPGLSRFDKYVHSLSNREHNIKQKEQLTAEEIYGLKLFLDSEKTTCINCHNGPLFSNFDFQATGIRTVFDKKRRGRIGRIAGINTALKDEFNCFSGYVEKNCDELRYAKKEGSELIGAFKVPTLRNVADTAPYMHSGDLSSLDEVLTYYNKAKTIGNEHIDIQPLRLRPHELKQLKAFLTTLSAPLAMQDHWLTPTKL; encoded by the coding sequence ATGAATAGAACAAAGATCTATTTGACCATTTTCATGGTCTTTATCATTTTTTTTGTTTTTTGTGTTATGGAGTTTCGTATAGAATCATCACCGACATGGAGTGAAGATGAACTACGCATACTTAACACATTGGCCTTAGATAGAAACGCCAACGAAAACGGCATTAATACTAAGCTCGCGAAACTGGGGAAAGAGCTATTTTTTGATGCTACTTTAAGCGAAAACCATGACATTTCATGTGCCACCTGTCACCAGCCAACCAGGTTTTTTTCCGACGGGAAAATGTTGAGCTCCACTGGCGAACATACTGCAAAAATTCACACCCCCACACTTATCGGTGCAAGCTCCAGCCAATGGTTTTTTTGGGATGGGAGAAAAGACAGCCTTTGGTCCCAGGCTCTTGAACCTTTGGAAAATCACACAGAGCACGGAACAAATCGTCTCGCTGTAGTCAAGCATGTTACCACCCGCTACAAAGCGCAATATTATACTCTTTTCGGCACGTTTTCAGAATTCAGTATGGAACTGCAAAAGACTGCTAACGCAACACCGATGGGAGAGAACACTAAATGGCAAAAAAATTGGTATTTATTGACAGAAAAAGACCGGAAAAAAATAAATCGCATTTTCGCCAACACTGGCTTAGCGATAGCCGAATACCAAAAACTCATTCAGCCTGGTTTATCTAGATTCGACAAGTACGTACATAGCCTAAGCAATCGTGAGCACAACATAAAACAAAAAGAGCAGTTAACAGCAGAAGAAATATACGGCCTTAAACTGTTTTTAGACTCAGAAAAAACGACCTGCATCAATTGCCATAACGGACCACTGTTTTCAAATTTTGATTTTCAAGCAACGGGAATTAGAACCGTATTCGACAAAAAACGCAGGGGAAGAATCGGCCGTATAGCCGGTATAAACACCGCACTTAAAGACGAATTCAACTGCTTTTCTGGTTATGTTGAAAAAAACTGTGACGAACTGCGGTACGCAAAAAAAGAAGGTAGCGAACTTATTGGCGCGTTTAAAGTGCCCACGCTTAGAAATGTCGCTGACACCGCGCCTTACATGCATAGCGGCGATCTTTCAAGTCTCGATGAAGTATTAACCTACTATAACAAAGCTAAAACGATTGGAAATGAGCATATCGACATTCAACCGCTACGATTACGGCCTCATGAATTAAAGCAGCTCAAAGCCTTTTTAACTACTTTATCCGCTCCATTAGCCATGCAAGATCACTGGCTCACCCCCACCAAATTGTAA
- a CDS encoding SDR family NAD(P)-dependent oxidoreductase — MNLTNVYPSLEGKVVLITGGASGIGANMVEAFCRQKAKVAFIDILDDCAEWLIEHTTATENCTTPRYYHCDLRNIRLLQKTIVEVQAELGPVNVLLNNAADDDRHDFRTVDVDYWDERIAVNLRHHFFASQAVYSDMKEMGGGSIINLGSMSWYATQGGMPGYTSSKAAIEGLTRGLARDMGPDNIRVNTLVPGWVMTKRQLEDRIDDRARKTISEAQCLKQLVVPEDISAMALFLASDDSRMCTSQHFIVDGGWV; from the coding sequence GTGAACTTGACCAATGTCTACCCCAGCCTAGAAGGCAAGGTGGTATTGATAACCGGCGGAGCCTCCGGTATTGGCGCAAACATGGTGGAGGCTTTCTGTAGACAGAAGGCCAAGGTCGCATTTATTGATATTCTTGATGACTGCGCTGAGTGGTTAATCGAGCACACCACCGCCACTGAAAATTGCACAACTCCCCGTTACTACCACTGCGATCTACGCAATATTCGCCTGCTGCAAAAAACCATTGTGGAGGTTCAGGCTGAGCTAGGCCCTGTTAATGTCCTGCTAAACAACGCCGCCGATGACGATCGCCACGACTTCCGTACCGTAGATGTCGACTATTGGGATGAGCGTATTGCGGTAAATTTACGCCACCACTTCTTTGCCTCCCAGGCGGTTTACTCGGATATGAAAGAGATGGGCGGTGGTTCCATTATTAATTTGGGCTCCATGAGTTGGTATGCCACGCAAGGCGGTATGCCAGGCTACACCAGCTCTAAGGCCGCCATTGAAGGGCTCACCCGTGGTTTAGCTCGCGACATGGGGCCAGATAACATCCGTGTGAATACACTGGTTCCCGGCTGGGTAATGACTAAGCGTCAGCTCGAAGACCGCATAGATGACCGCGCGCGGAAAACTATCAGTGAGGCGCAGTGCTTAAAGCAGTTGGTGGTACCGGAGGATATTTCCGCCATGGCCCTGTTTCTGGCCTCTGACGACTCCCGCATGTGTACGTCCCAGCACTTTATCGTTGATGGTGGCTGGGTTTAG
- a CDS encoding sensor histidine kinase yields the protein MTNKNDPNVSPTDHFNVSRIFSIYIVFIVFSLAFTLITIGYINVKKTTLNSYDKFAEIELNLFSSLFNIYIDNHIAALADHAKSPIIINSVMNSGEYNPTLDDVLNEIRLVGKNASFAVIDINNVITQKDKDFSALNESTSARISEVIAEKIDSYFYFKAHHSDNSKLILGLIVPILYNGLSEGALISEVDIDINRILKKSTAINNNVELAISHKKETIYRNPHTNTGKSLIKISPLSNGDSFISVKLDLSYTHESMKNLAITTLFLSSLFMAAFLLVFHFIGRKLFIEPGEIIQKERLKTGNLNKQLVRTNEDLNQFVYVASHDLKSPLLAISQLSEWIVEDCEEILPAESKKHLRLLTDRTTRMQYLLDDLLEYSRVGRFNYEVETFSFTEIVTQAFEPLNNASNFKLHCKSVPETITLPKVPLEIVLRNCISNAIKHHHESQGEIHVSCDIINDTYCISITDDGPGIAKNLHEKAFEMFQTLQPRDEVEGSGMGLAIIKKLVQNYDGKVLIESDAGTGTTIKTIWPTLKDYTHGAI from the coding sequence GTGACAAATAAAAACGACCCTAATGTGTCACCAACGGATCACTTTAACGTATCACGCATATTCTCAATATACATAGTGTTTATAGTTTTTAGCCTAGCATTCACCTTAATAACGATTGGCTACATAAACGTTAAAAAAACGACGCTGAATTCTTATGATAAATTTGCCGAAATCGAACTAAATTTATTCTCCAGCCTATTCAATATTTATATAGATAATCATATAGCCGCGCTAGCCGATCACGCAAAATCCCCAATCATAATTAACAGCGTAATGAACAGCGGTGAATACAACCCAACACTGGATGATGTACTCAACGAAATTAGGCTTGTGGGTAAAAATGCATCATTTGCCGTTATAGACATAAATAACGTTATCACACAGAAAGACAAAGACTTCTCAGCACTTAACGAATCAACATCTGCACGAATATCAGAAGTTATCGCAGAAAAAATCGATTCCTATTTCTATTTTAAAGCTCACCATTCGGATAATTCCAAACTAATATTGGGGCTGATCGTGCCAATACTGTACAACGGTCTTTCGGAAGGAGCTCTTATATCGGAAGTCGATATAGACATTAATCGTATACTAAAAAAAAGTACGGCCATAAACAACAACGTTGAATTAGCAATTAGCCACAAAAAAGAAACTATCTATAGAAACCCACACACGAATACCGGAAAGTCATTAATCAAGATTTCGCCTTTAAGTAACGGCGATTCATTCATTTCTGTAAAATTGGATCTTTCGTACACCCACGAATCGATGAAAAATCTAGCCATAACAACACTTTTTCTATCTTCATTATTTATGGCAGCGTTTTTATTGGTATTTCACTTTATCGGGAGAAAGCTTTTCATTGAACCGGGAGAAATCATACAGAAGGAGAGACTTAAAACAGGAAACCTAAACAAACAGCTCGTAAGAACGAATGAAGATTTAAATCAATTCGTCTATGTCGCCTCTCACGATCTAAAATCTCCTTTGCTAGCTATTAGCCAACTTTCCGAATGGATTGTGGAGGATTGCGAGGAAATACTTCCAGCCGAATCAAAAAAACACCTGCGATTGCTTACTGATAGAACAACAAGAATGCAATACTTATTGGATGACTTACTTGAATATTCAAGGGTTGGACGATTTAACTACGAAGTGGAAACCTTTTCATTCACCGAAATAGTAACACAAGCTTTCGAGCCCCTTAACAACGCTTCAAACTTTAAACTTCACTGTAAGAGCGTACCCGAAACGATAACGTTACCCAAAGTTCCATTAGAAATCGTTCTTAGAAACTGCATATCTAACGCCATCAAGCATCACCATGAAAGCCAAGGTGAGATACATGTGTCTTGTGACATCATCAACGACACGTACTGTATCTCTATAACGGATGACGGCCCTGGAATAGCAAAAAATTTACACGAAAAGGCATTTGAAATGTTTCAAACACTTCAACCTCGTGACGAAGTAGAAGGCAGCGGAATGGGGTTGGCCATAATAAAAAAATTGGTGCAAAATTATGACGGCAAGGTACTCATTGAATCAGACGCCGGAACCGGAACAACAATAAAAACAATCTGGCCAACACTAAAGGATTACACCCATGGCGCAATCTGA